The Haloplanus sp. CK5-1 genome contains a region encoding:
- a CDS encoding class I SAM-dependent methyltransferase — protein sequence MVRALFTVESQPPVVLSDRDRAKLDPSDDGAFYDAPRFVTHADDAFLTRLTALYDSVTAPGDRVFDAMGSWVSHLPDTDYDRVVGHGLNEAELAENDALDEWFVRDFNADPSLPFDDGSFDAVCCALSVQYLQYPGDVFAAFARVLAPDGVLVVSFTDRMFPTKAVRAWRDAPMDGRADLVAGYCRNAGLDVETVVRERPGDDPFYAVVARHAPADV from the coding sequence GTGGTCCGAGCGCTCTTCACGGTCGAGTCACAACCGCCGGTCGTGCTCTCCGACCGCGACCGGGCCAAACTCGACCCGAGCGACGACGGGGCGTTCTACGACGCGCCGCGGTTCGTCACGCACGCCGACGACGCCTTCCTCACTCGGCTCACGGCCCTGTACGACTCGGTGACCGCACCCGGCGACCGGGTCTTCGACGCGATGGGTAGCTGGGTGTCGCATCTCCCGGACACCGACTACGACCGGGTGGTCGGGCACGGACTCAACGAGGCCGAACTCGCCGAGAACGACGCCCTCGACGAGTGGTTCGTCCGCGATTTCAACGCCGATCCCTCGCTCCCGTTCGACGACGGGTCGTTCGACGCCGTGTGCTGTGCGCTGTCGGTGCAGTATCTCCAGTACCCCGGCGACGTCTTCGCCGCGTTCGCCCGCGTCCTCGCCCCCGACGGCGTTCTCGTCGTGAGTTTCACCGACCGGATGTTCCCGACGAAAGCGGTCCGGGCGTGGCGCGACGCGCCGATGGACGGCCGGGCCGACCTGGTCGCGGGATACTGCCGGAACGCGGGCCTCGACGTCGAGACCGTCGTTCGCGAGCGACCGGGGGACGACCCGTTCTACGCCGTCGTGGCGCGACACGCGCCGGCGGACGTGTGA
- a CDS encoding helix-turn-helix domain-containing protein, translating into MPGGVRAELAIHGPENCPLATLSERTGASVTDVTWAEAGDGVAEEFRIPSDADIDVLADADADAVVDIGEERVYRFDRDAEATCPCDVVESLGSPLADVRLRDGTLRLTLHPKSVERLRTVVAALNDAADTVELRYLVHTGDGDDADRSVVDWSHLTDRQREVLRTAHEMGYFEYPRRANATAVADELDIGLSTFTEHLTAAQGALLDELLPE; encoded by the coding sequence ATGCCCGGAGGCGTCCGCGCCGAACTGGCGATTCACGGCCCGGAGAACTGTCCGCTGGCGACGCTCTCGGAGCGAACCGGCGCGTCCGTGACCGACGTCACCTGGGCCGAGGCCGGGGACGGCGTCGCCGAGGAGTTTCGGATCCCGAGCGACGCCGACATCGACGTCCTCGCCGACGCCGACGCCGACGCCGTCGTCGATATCGGCGAGGAGCGTGTCTATCGCTTCGACCGCGACGCCGAGGCGACCTGTCCCTGCGACGTCGTCGAGTCGCTCGGCTCCCCGCTGGCCGACGTTCGCCTCCGCGACGGGACGCTCCGTCTCACGCTCCACCCCAAGAGCGTCGAGCGACTGCGCACCGTCGTCGCGGCGCTCAACGACGCCGCCGACACCGTCGAACTCCGGTATCTGGTCCACACGGGCGACGGCGACGACGCCGACCGGTCGGTCGTCGACTGGAGCCACCTCACCGACCGCCAGCGGGAAGTCCTCCGGACCGCCCACGAGATGGGCTACTTCGAGTATCCCCGTCGCGCGAACGCCACCGCCGTCGCCGACGAACTCGACATCGGCCTGTCGACGTTCACCGAACACCTCACGGCCGCACAGGGGGCGTTGCTGGACGAACTGCTCCCGGAGTGA
- a CDS encoding HAMP domain-containing sensor histidine kinase, with translation MARLSARTYGSLLTAVGVLLAGIHVRTALDLWSKPTVMVVEAFVPLELSLIVALVGVLAVEERLCLDRFADRMLVWAGIGTVVLGAVAGWVFVDAAVRGRPVPETRRMVVSAATLGTVVGVVVGIYDGRGRREQRRGDRLTGVNDTLRTATREVVNATTREGLEQGVCDRLTRSALYDAAWIGRYSPGATTVAPIAWAGHDEAYIESLEVSVDPDESIGQGPGGEAIQTGELQAVQDVAAEPTLEPWRDMLAERDVASLAVVPLVGDDAVHGILSVYADRTFVFDAPEREALTELGESIGNAIDSIRARDRLSRRERELARQNERLDEFASVVSHDLRSPLNVATGNIELARTGEDDRLDRAANALDRMNELIDDVLTLAREGRTVSEFESLDLRGVAEAAWATTDTPDATLGFEGDLGTVRGDEKRVVQVFENLFRNSVEHGSTETGTEESAGTGGATVTVGRTDDGFYVADGGPGIPESERDEVFEAGFSTDPEGTGLGLNIVRTIGEAHGWEVRATESAAGGARFEFDGVEPGDSD, from the coding sequence ATGGCGCGACTGTCGGCTCGGACGTACGGATCACTCCTCACCGCCGTGGGCGTTCTCCTCGCCGGGATTCACGTCCGCACGGCGCTCGATCTGTGGTCGAAGCCGACGGTGATGGTCGTCGAGGCGTTCGTGCCGCTGGAGCTCTCGCTGATCGTGGCGCTCGTCGGGGTGTTGGCGGTCGAAGAGCGGCTGTGCTTGGATCGATTCGCGGACCGGATGCTAGTGTGGGCTGGGATCGGGACGGTGGTACTCGGTGCCGTCGCGGGATGGGTGTTCGTCGACGCCGCCGTTCGGGGACGGCCGGTGCCGGAGACGAGGCGGATGGTCGTCAGCGCGGCCACGCTCGGTACGGTCGTCGGGGTCGTCGTCGGAATCTACGACGGCCGGGGGCGGCGCGAACAGCGGCGCGGGGACCGACTGACGGGGGTCAACGACACGCTCCGCACCGCGACCCGGGAGGTGGTGAACGCCACCACTCGCGAGGGGCTCGAACAGGGTGTCTGTGACCGGTTGACTCGGTCGGCGCTCTACGACGCCGCGTGGATCGGCCGTTACAGCCCCGGGGCGACTACCGTCGCCCCCATCGCGTGGGCGGGCCACGACGAGGCGTACATCGAGTCGCTCGAGGTCAGCGTCGACCCGGACGAATCGATCGGGCAGGGGCCTGGCGGGGAGGCCATCCAAACCGGCGAGCTCCAAGCCGTTCAGGACGTGGCCGCGGAGCCGACGCTGGAGCCGTGGCGGGACATGTTGGCCGAACGGGACGTGGCGTCGCTGGCGGTCGTTCCCCTCGTCGGCGACGACGCCGTTCACGGCATTCTCAGCGTGTACGCCGATCGTACGTTCGTGTTCGACGCCCCGGAACGGGAGGCACTCACCGAACTCGGCGAGAGCATCGGCAACGCCATCGACTCGATCCGCGCCCGGGACCGACTCTCCCGACGCGAGCGAGAACTCGCCCGACAGAACGAGCGACTCGACGAGTTCGCCAGCGTCGTCAGTCACGACCTTCGGAGCCCGCTGAACGTCGCGACGGGGAACATCGAACTCGCCAGAACGGGGGAGGACGACCGCTTGGATCGGGCGGCGAACGCGCTCGACCGCATGAACGAGTTGATCGACGACGTACTCACGCTGGCGCGGGAGGGGCGGACGGTGAGCGAGTTCGAGTCGCTCGACCTCCGGGGTGTCGCCGAAGCGGCGTGGGCGACCACCGACACGCCGGACGCGACCCTCGGATTCGAGGGTGACCTCGGTACCGTCCGCGGCGACGAGAAGCGGGTCGTCCAGGTGTTCGAGAACCTGTTTCGGAATAGTGTGGAGCACGGTTCGACCGAAACCGGCACGGAGGAAAGCGCGGGCACGGGCGGGGCGACAGTCACCGTCGGTCGAACCGACGACGGGTTCTACGTCGCCGACGGCGGGCCGGGCATCCCCGAGAGCGAGCGCGACGAGGTGTTCGAGGCGGGGTTCTCGACCGACCCCGAGGGGACGGGCCTCGGCCTCAACATCGTCCGGACCATCGGGGAGGCCCACGGCTGGGAGGTCCGTGCGACCGAGAGCGCGGCGGGCGGGGCACGCTTCGAGTTCGACGGCGTCGAACCGGGCGACTCCGACTGA
- a CDS encoding ABC transporter ATP-binding protein: MPTGHRGRDADEDEWATGTAPPAVAVDGLRKRFGSGSDAVTAVDGVTLDVERGSVVGLLGPNGAGKTTLIKSILGMVLPDEGDVRIMGIDVRDAPREAYAHVDAMLEGARNDYWRLTVRENLRYFATVGGVDPDSVATRHERLLDRLNLADKADESVRNLSRGMKQKVSLASVLAGGADVVFLDEPTLGLDVASARTLRTELRRLAVETGLTVILSSHDMGVVETVCDRVVVVADGRVVADDTVAALLRDEGHTLRLTSPAFDADLLAGLRDRVDVTGVERLPHGTRVGVATDTEGLYALMAYLRRHDVTLADIESVDPGLDDVLLDLTDGVESGGPEA, translated from the coding sequence GTGCCCACGGGACATCGAGGCCGCGACGCCGACGAGGACGAGTGGGCGACCGGGACCGCGCCGCCCGCCGTCGCCGTCGATGGCCTCCGCAAGCGGTTCGGGAGCGGGTCCGACGCGGTGACGGCCGTCGACGGCGTCACCCTCGACGTCGAGCGGGGATCGGTCGTCGGCCTCCTCGGCCCGAACGGGGCCGGGAAGACGACGCTCATCAAGTCGATCCTCGGCATGGTGTTGCCCGACGAGGGCGACGTGCGGATCATGGGGATAGACGTTCGGGACGCGCCCCGCGAGGCGTACGCACACGTCGACGCGATGCTCGAAGGCGCACGAAACGACTACTGGCGACTGACGGTCCGGGAGAACCTACGCTACTTCGCGACCGTCGGCGGCGTCGACCCGGATTCGGTCGCGACACGTCACGAACGCCTCCTCGACCGGCTGAACCTGGCCGACAAGGCCGACGAATCGGTCCGGAACCTCTCACGCGGAATGAAACAGAAGGTGTCGCTGGCGAGCGTCCTCGCGGGCGGCGCGGACGTGGTCTTCCTCGACGAACCGACGCTCGGCCTCGACGTGGCGAGCGCCCGCACGCTCCGGACGGAGTTACGCCGACTGGCCGTCGAGACGGGGCTGACGGTGATCCTCAGCAGCCACGACATGGGCGTCGTCGAAACCGTCTGTGACCGGGTCGTCGTCGTCGCCGACGGCCGGGTCGTCGCCGACGACACCGTCGCCGCGTTGCTCCGGGACGAGGGCCACACGCTCCGGCTGACGAGTCCGGCGTTCGACGCCGACCTGCTCGCGGGGCTCCGCGACCGGGTCGACGTGACGGGCGTCGAACGGCTGCCCCACGGCACGCGGGTCGGCGTGGCCACGGACACCGAGGGGCTGTACGCGCTCATGGCGTACCTCCGCCGCCACGACGTGACGCTGGCCGACATCGAGAGCGTCGACCCCGGACTCGACGACGTGTTGCTCGACCTCACGGACGGCGTGGAGTCAGGGGGGCCGGAGGCGTGA
- a CDS encoding ABC transporter permease, protein MTAEDPSTDPPARRAGYLALARAVLYRELLVFVRYPANAVGVVVVALFFFGVLFYGGRMVAGRALTDSIEGIVVGYFLWTLSVGAYSSMSNDIGSEVQWGTLERHVMTPFGFAPVALLKGVAKLVRTFLTSAVILGVMLVVTGTSLSLHVPTVTVVAALSVASVLGCGLAAGGITVLYKRIGNWLNLLQFGFIVLISAPAFDLGWTRALPLAHGSALLQRAMVDGVRLWEFPVADLAVLVGVAVVYLGLGYLVFQRATRRARRLGVLGDY, encoded by the coding sequence GTGACGGCCGAAGACCCGTCGACGGACCCGCCGGCACGGCGGGCGGGCTACCTCGCCCTCGCGCGGGCCGTCCTCTACCGGGAACTGCTCGTGTTCGTCCGGTATCCCGCAAACGCCGTCGGCGTCGTCGTCGTCGCGCTCTTCTTCTTCGGCGTCCTGTTCTACGGGGGGCGGATGGTGGCCGGGCGCGCACTCACCGACTCCATCGAGGGGATCGTCGTGGGCTACTTCCTCTGGACGCTCTCGGTCGGGGCCTACTCGTCGATGTCGAACGACATCGGGAGCGAAGTACAGTGGGGGACACTGGAGCGACACGTCATGACGCCGTTCGGATTCGCGCCCGTCGCGCTGTTGAAGGGGGTGGCGAAACTCGTCCGAACCTTCCTCACCTCCGCCGTCATCCTGGGCGTGATGCTCGTCGTGACGGGGACGAGCCTCAGCCTCCACGTCCCGACCGTGACCGTCGTCGCCGCGCTCAGCGTCGCCTCGGTGCTCGGCTGTGGCCTCGCGGCGGGCGGCATCACCGTCCTGTACAAGCGGATCGGGAACTGGTTGAACCTGCTCCAGTTCGGGTTCATCGTCCTCATCTCCGCGCCGGCGTTCGACCTCGGGTGGACGCGAGCGTTGCCGCTCGCTCACGGGAGCGCACTCCTCCAGCGGGCGATGGTCGACGGCGTCCGACTCTGGGAGTTCCCGGTGGCCGACCTCGCGGTCCTCGTCGGCGTCGCCGTCGTCTATCTCGGCCTCGGTTACCTCGTCTTCCAGCGTGCGACGCGGCGGGCACGCCGTCTCGGGGTCCTCGGCGACTACTGA
- a CDS encoding class I SAM-dependent methyltransferase translates to MDRDAIRRAWDDIAETYAWRRDPTGSDADLLDDLTADLPPDPTVLDAGCGDGARTLANLSGERIGLDISRRGLELAGDTVPDAHLVQADMGALPLADGSVDAVTAYHAVFHVPRDGQPEVYREFHRVLRPGGTLLMTLPSGRFETVREGWMGGRMVFSSPGRDRTLDHLRAAGFEGLRTETVTDPLGSRSAFVFARRG, encoded by the coding sequence ATGGACCGCGATGCGATCCGACGGGCGTGGGACGACATCGCCGAGACGTACGCCTGGCGGCGCGACCCGACCGGCTCGGACGCCGACCTGCTCGACGACCTGACGGCCGACCTGCCGCCCGACCCGACGGTACTCGACGCCGGGTGTGGCGACGGGGCGCGGACGCTCGCGAACCTGTCCGGCGAGCGTATCGGCCTCGATATCTCGCGGCGGGGGCTGGAACTCGCCGGCGACACCGTCCCCGATGCCCACCTCGTGCAGGCCGACATGGGGGCCCTCCCACTCGCCGACGGGAGCGTCGACGCCGTCACCGCGTACCACGCCGTCTTCCACGTGCCCCGCGACGGACAGCCCGAGGTGTACCGGGAGTTCCACCGCGTCCTCCGGCCGGGCGGCACGCTCCTGATGACGCTCCCGAGCGGCCGGTTCGAGACGGTGCGCGAGGGGTGGATGGGCGGGCGGATGGTCTTCTCGTCACCGGGGCGCGACCGGACGCTGGATCACCTGCGTGCGGCGGGGTTCGAGGGCCTGCGGACGGAGACGGTGACCGACCCGCTCGGGAGTCGCTCGGCGTTCGTCTTCGCCCGGCGGGGTTAG
- a CDS encoding type II/IV secretion system ATPase subunit: MTDGSTAGPDGSDRVVPAPVPPGDAEAWYAPDVVAQYEVSPGVVATVREVPGDAGFEYAVREPGLGPEDRAAMERIREHFTVVNRRRPLTREGTAERAAAGFEPKYRRALDRLIDASPAAWRRLTYHALCELRLLGPSTPLALDDRIEVVDVGRADDRVVVHTENYAPARTDFDADADFVDRVAGERLRRYTVDFAGFDVDVVVYRDHLLGSDHFSTKYAVLEPDLLPGDERLIEECKERIWEANVEDVVEDRHAFVRERARGFLSRRLTARNTRAWVAATKYRVTTALAEYGLAVPPVDSRYATDRLDDLVYYVLRDYVGHGVLTVPIRDPHLEDVEANRVDERVKVIPRADDLPVGRIPTNLAFDDETAFVNVVTQLAASDGTELNASRPSAKVNLDLRGVAETIRCAVALPVISEGGPHVSIRKQAGDPMTPVDLIERDAISTELVTLLWMLYEHQGVVLFSGPTGVGKTTLMNAHMPFVPYDDRPVSIDEGSREVRLPHETGVSLTTRDHENEYKRVSMARLMTETNYLNPDVEVIAEINTPASFETFGETLNTGHGVIGTTHAEDVETLINRVIEQGLAPYLLREIDLVVFPHHVDDDRYVAEAVELLSEREYEALDGGRLPSGVVEKGDRTLHWNVVARRDTDGRFDLDYTHPHLDDGRRSLGVRLFHRLAEASDREVEAVEEEFHRKHRYVRYLVKEGIADVDDLFGFVSDLRTDEAATVERARSETAGSEGD; encoded by the coding sequence ATGACCGACGGATCGACTGCTGGACCCGACGGCTCGGATCGGGTCGTGCCAGCGCCCGTCCCGCCCGGGGACGCCGAGGCGTGGTACGCCCCCGACGTGGTCGCACAGTACGAGGTGTCGCCGGGCGTCGTGGCGACGGTCCGCGAGGTGCCGGGCGATGCGGGGTTCGAGTACGCGGTCCGCGAACCCGGACTCGGCCCCGAGGACCGCGCCGCGATGGAACGCATCCGCGAGCACTTCACGGTCGTCAACCGCCGGCGGCCGCTGACGCGGGAGGGGACCGCCGAGCGCGCGGCGGCGGGCTTCGAACCCAAGTATCGCCGGGCGCTGGACCGCCTGATCGACGCCTCGCCCGCCGCGTGGCGACGCCTCACCTACCACGCGCTGTGTGAACTCCGGTTACTCGGCCCGTCGACGCCGCTCGCCCTCGACGACCGGATCGAGGTGGTCGACGTGGGGCGGGCCGACGACCGGGTGGTCGTCCACACGGAGAACTACGCGCCCGCCCGGACCGACTTCGACGCCGACGCGGACTTCGTCGACCGGGTCGCCGGCGAGCGACTCCGGCGCTACACCGTCGACTTCGCGGGGTTCGACGTCGACGTGGTCGTCTACCGCGACCACTTGCTCGGGAGCGACCACTTCTCGACGAAGTACGCGGTGCTCGAACCCGACCTGTTGCCCGGCGACGAGCGACTCATCGAGGAGTGCAAAGAGCGGATTTGGGAGGCGAACGTCGAGGACGTGGTCGAGGACCGCCACGCGTTCGTCCGGGAGCGCGCCCGCGGGTTCCTCTCCCGGCGACTCACCGCCCGCAACACGCGGGCGTGGGTCGCCGCGACGAAGTACCGCGTGACGACGGCACTCGCCGAGTACGGCCTCGCGGTCCCGCCGGTCGACAGCCGCTACGCCACCGACCGCCTCGACGACCTGGTCTACTACGTCCTCCGCGATTACGTTGGCCACGGCGTCCTCACCGTACCGATCCGCGACCCGCATCTGGAGGACGTGGAGGCGAACCGCGTCGACGAACGGGTGAAGGTGATCCCCCGTGCCGACGACCTCCCCGTCGGACGGATCCCGACGAACCTCGCCTTCGACGACGAGACGGCCTTCGTCAACGTCGTCACGCAACTGGCCGCGAGCGACGGGACGGAACTCAACGCGAGTCGCCCGAGCGCGAAGGTGAACCTCGACCTCCGGGGCGTCGCGGAGACGATCCGGTGTGCGGTCGCCCTGCCCGTCATCTCGGAGGGGGGTCCCCACGTCTCCATCCGCAAGCAGGCCGGCGACCCCATGACGCCCGTCGACCTGATCGAACGCGACGCCATCTCGACGGAACTCGTGACCCTGCTCTGGATGCTGTACGAACACCAGGGGGTTGTCCTCTTTTCTGGACCGACGGGCGTCGGCAAGACGACGCTGATGAACGCCCACATGCCGTTCGTCCCCTACGACGACCGGCCGGTCTCCATCGACGAGGGGAGTCGAGAGGTCCGTCTCCCCCACGAGACGGGCGTCTCGCTCACCACCCGGGACCACGAGAACGAGTACAAGCGGGTGTCGATGGCCCGACTCATGACCGAGACCAACTACCTGAATCCGGACGTGGAGGTGATCGCGGAGATCAACACGCCCGCCTCCTTCGAGACGTTCGGCGAGACCCTGAATACGGGTCACGGCGTCATCGGCACCACCCACGCCGAGGACGTCGAGACGCTGATCAACCGCGTGATCGAACAGGGACTTGCCCCCTACCTCCTCCGGGAGATCGACCTCGTCGTCTTCCCGCACCACGTCGACGACGACCGCTACGTCGCCGAGGCGGTCGAACTCCTGAGCGAACGCGAGTACGAGGCCCTCGACGGCGGCCGACTCCCCTCGGGCGTCGTCGAGAAGGGTGACCGCACGCTCCACTGGAACGTCGTCGCGCGCCGGGACACCGACGGGCGGTTCGACCTCGACTACACCCACCCGCACCTCGACGACGGCCGCCGCTCGCTCGGCGTCCGCCTCTTCCACCGCTTGGCCGAGGCGAGCGACCGCGAGGTCGAGGCCGTCGAGGAGGAGTTCCACCGCAAACACCGCTACGTCCGCTACCTGGTCAAGGAGGGCATCGCCGACGTCGACGACCTCTTCGGCTTCGTTTCCGACCTGCGGACCGACGAGGCGGCGACGGTCGAACGCGCACGGAGCGAGACGGCCGGGAGCGAAGGCGACTGA
- a CDS encoding ribbon-helix-helix protein, CopG family, giving the protein MAKEKFGVAVDEEIVREVDELVAECGDLGVSRSEIVEAILIAFVQSEANHVERVREIIIRKRKGTL; this is encoded by the coding sequence ATGGCGAAAGAGAAGTTCGGGGTCGCTGTTGACGAGGAAATCGTGCGAGAAGTGGATGAACTGGTCGCTGAGTGTGGCGATCTCGGAGTTAGCCGCTCCGAGATCGTCGAAGCCATCCTCATAGCATTCGTTCAATCTGAGGCGAACCACGTTGAACGAGTGCGAGAAATCATTATTCGGAAACGAAAGGGTACTCTCTAA
- a CDS encoding ATP-binding protein, whose protein sequence is MSQQERQGEELIPHRRREDFDYAVPADVPPFHDTGQLERVKAVVRNARGAEKLPRFWFTGPTGCGKTTAVRRLAEDLDAPLFTVQGLYDIRETDLLGSPTMLDGTVYWQDGPVTRALRSSQQRRTVLLFDEVNRARPEAKGILFPILDGRARVHTGRGNEIVEADPYNLVVVVTTNEGPDYFVEQLDLAEQRRYGSKFEMSYLAQSDFEAAVELVTNRTEAPGPLVRVVLTTVNEVRDTAARSGSSVERGVPTALVLEWLKTARVYDDEGIEEPMMTAFRDALLRPFYDEPDAVSTVASTVKSYVQGAPLGEDAAREWVASDLAGRVSGDERSTLVENVLAGSAIDEDDI, encoded by the coding sequence ATGTCTCAACAGGAACGTCAGGGAGAGGAGCTGATCCCACACAGGAGACGCGAGGACTTCGACTACGCGGTGCCGGCGGACGTGCCGCCGTTCCACGACACGGGGCAACTGGAGCGGGTGAAGGCCGTCGTCCGGAACGCCCGCGGGGCCGAGAAACTGCCGCGGTTCTGGTTCACCGGGCCGACGGGGTGCGGGAAGACGACTGCGGTCCGCCGGCTCGCCGAGGACCTGGACGCGCCGCTGTTCACGGTGCAGGGGCTGTACGACATCCGCGAGACCGACCTGCTGGGCAGTCCGACGATGCTCGACGGGACCGTCTACTGGCAGGACGGGCCGGTGACTAGGGCGCTCAGGTCGAGCCAACAGCGCCGAACGGTCCTTCTGTTCGACGAGGTCAACCGCGCCCGGCCGGAGGCGAAGGGCATCTTGTTCCCGATCCTCGACGGTCGCGCCAGAGTTCACACTGGACGGGGCAACGAGATCGTCGAGGCCGACCCCTACAACCTGGTCGTCGTCGTCACAACGAACGAGGGGCCCGATTACTTCGTCGAACAGCTCGACCTCGCGGAGCAGCGTCGCTACGGTAGCAAGTTCGAGATGAGCTACCTCGCGCAGTCGGACTTCGAGGCCGCGGTCGAACTGGTCACGAACCGGACCGAGGCGCCCGGCCCGCTAGTGCGGGTCGTCCTCACTACGGTCAACGAAGTGCGCGACACCGCGGCGCGCTCGGGGTCGTCGGTCGAACGGGGGGTCCCGACGGCGCTGGTGCTCGAGTGGCTGAAGACCGCACGCGTCTACGACGACGAGGGGATCGAGGAACCGATGATGACCGCGTTCCGGGACGCCTTGCTCCGACCGTTCTACGACGAACCGGACGCCGTCTCCACGGTCGCCTCGACGGTCAAGTCGTACGTCCAAGGCGCCCCGCTCGGCGAGGACGCCGCCCGGGAGTGGGTGGCGTCCGACCTCGCCGGCCGCGTCTCGGGCGACGAGCGCTCGACCCTCGTCGAGAACGTGCTCGCGGGGAGCGCGATCGACGAGGACGACATCTGA
- a CDS encoding ribonuclease H-like domain-containing protein yields the protein MRYERPDADHGRVVTVDIETTATDPSEGELVAVGVGVHDRARPLSDATYELCHRRGDDEGRVIRRAMSWLDDADPDALVTYNGVGFDLPFVRGRLDRLGVDLDLPSVTEPPAHVDLFRDRKRRAEASGEPWPSLEACLEAYGYTPPRTVWRGERVTNERFGEEIGPAYLRTLGTDTGARLRATLSEVIDHYLRTDLEATLALFAADVGASVDAAYLGTERRFEG from the coding sequence ATGCGCTACGAGCGTCCGGACGCCGACCACGGTCGGGTCGTGACCGTGGACATCGAGACGACGGCCACCGACCCCAGCGAGGGTGAACTCGTCGCCGTCGGCGTCGGCGTCCACGACCGCGCGCGGCCGCTGTCCGACGCGACGTACGAACTCTGCCACCGACGGGGCGACGACGAGGGCCGGGTGATCCGCCGGGCGATGTCGTGGCTGGACGACGCCGACCCGGACGCCCTCGTCACGTACAACGGCGTCGGCTTCGACCTCCCGTTCGTCCGCGGGCGACTCGACCGACTTGGCGTCGACCTCGACCTGCCCTCGGTGACGGAGCCACCGGCACACGTCGACCTGTTTCGCGACCGGAAACGGCGGGCCGAGGCGTCGGGAGAGCCGTGGCCGAGTCTGGAGGCGTGCCTCGAAGCCTACGGCTACACACCACCGCGGACGGTCTGGCGGGGGGAACGGGTCACCAACGAGCGGTTCGGCGAGGAGATCGGTCCGGCGTACCTCCGGACGTTGGGGACCGACACGGGGGCGCGGCTCCGAGCGACGCTCTCGGAGGTGATCGACCACTACCTGCGGACGGACCTGGAGGCGACGCTGGCGCTGTTCGCGGCCGACGTGGGGGCGTCGGTCGACGCGGCGTATCTGGGGACCGAGCGACGGTTCGAGGGGTGA
- a CDS encoding MoaD/ThiS family protein, whose product MELTVYGPLRSATGGKRVSVDPTERTVEAVVRAFVDAYPRAASHLVDESGDLRPSVRVRVDGERAPSTPTARQTPRLRCFRRCVGVSGRTGRGRCRPVQPLRRSRPGSVG is encoded by the coding sequence ATGGAACTGACCGTCTACGGGCCGCTCCGCTCGGCGACCGGTGGGAAGCGAGTCAGCGTCGATCCGACCGAGCGAACGGTCGAGGCAGTCGTGCGGGCGTTCGTCGACGCCTACCCGCGTGCGGCGTCGCACCTGGTCGACGAGTCGGGCGACCTCCGGCCGAGCGTCCGCGTCAGGGTCGACGGCGAGCGAGCCCCCTCGACGCCGACTGCCCGCCAGACGCCGAGGTTGCGCTGTTTCCGGCGATGCGTGGGGGTTAGTGGCCGTACTGGTCGCGGACGGTGTCGGCCAGTCCAACCGCTTCGACGTTCTCGACCCGGATCGGTCGGGTGA